Part of the Dethiosulfovibrio russensis genome, CCCCGTCTTTTAAATGGGCCTCCACATCGGCCAGCAGTTCGTCTATCCTCGACACGCGCTTCATCCTCCTCACAGCTCGGAGGCTATCAGAGCGGAGCCAAGGGCTCCGGCGTAATGAGAGTCTCCGTAAGTTCTAACGTCGCAGTTCAGCTGCCCCTCCAGAAGAGAGACCAGGGAAGGACAGCGGGAAACCCCGCCGGTAAAGCCCACGACGGGCTTTATCCCCAGACGGCCCAACATGGAGGAAGCCCTGACCGCCACCGATTCGAGCAACCCCAAGGCCACCGCATTCTTACTGACTCCTTTGGCCAGATGGCTGACGACTTCCGACTCGGCGAAGACGGTGCACATACTGGAGATCTTCTGCATTTCTCCATCCGGATCTACCGCCCCGAATTCCTCTATGGAATACTCCAGCAAGGTCGCCATTACCTGGAGGAAACGGCCGGTACCGGCGGCGCATTTATCGTTCATCATGAAGTCCAAGACCCTACCGTGATCGTCCAGGACTATAACCTTGCTGTCCTGACCTCCTATGTCCAGAACGGTACGGACCTCCGGGTCCATAAAGTGGGCCCCCCTGGCATGGCAGGTTATCTCCGTGACCGCCTTATCCACCTCCGCGAAGGACTTTCTGCCGTATCCGGTGGAGACCACACAGTCGATCCTGCCTGGCGACAGCGAGTTCCTTTTCAATAAGGACTCCATGGCCCTATGCCCCGCCTCTGAGGGATTCCAACCGGTGGGCTCAAGATGCCGGTCCACTATGTCTCCGTCGAACAGAACTGCCTTGGTTCCCACCGACCCTATATCGACACCTATGGTCAGCAAAGGATCACCCCTATCGGTAATATTATTTATTTACTTTGATTATGATCCAAGCGAATAGTATATAGGTCACGGATAAATGAGTCAACCGCGTCATGACCGATGGCGACAGGACTGATATACTTAAAAAACAGAGTGGACTCGAGAG contains:
- a CDS encoding acyl-CoA dehydratase activase encodes the protein MLTIGVDIGSVGTKAVLFDGDIVDRHLEPTGWNPSEAGHRAMESLLKRNSLSPGRIDCVVSTGYGRKSFAEVDKAVTEITCHARGAHFMDPEVRTVLDIGGQDSKVIVLDDHGRVLDFMMNDKCAAGTGRFLQVMATLLEYSIEEFGAVDPDGEMQKISSMCTVFAESEVVSHLAKGVSKNAVALGLLESVAVRASSMLGRLGIKPVVGFTGGVSRCPSLVSLLEGQLNCDVRTYGDSHYAGALGSALIASEL